GTCCAGAGCGACAAAACTCTTCTCCTGGAGATCGACCACCCCAAGGCCGCCGACTGCCGCCGCGCCATCGCGCCGTTCGCCGAGCTCGAGCGCGCACCCGAGCACGTGCACACGTACCGGGTGACGCCGCTCGGGCTGTGGAACGCGCGGGCCGCCGGGCACGACGCCGAGCAGGTGGTCGACGCCCTGGTGACGTACTCGCGCTACCCGGTGCCGCACGCACTGCTGGTGGACGTGGCCGACACCATGGCCCGCTACGGGCGACTGCGGCTCTTCAAGCACCCGACCCACGGCCTGGTGCTCACCACCACCGACCGGCCGGTTCTGGAGGAGGTGCTGCGGTCCAAGAAGATCGTTCCGCTGGTCGGCGCCCGGGTCGACCCCGACACCGTCGTGGTGCACCCGTCCGAGCGCGGCCAGATCAAGCAGGTGCTGCTCAAACTCGGTTGGCCCGCCGAGGACTTCGCCGGCTACGTGGACGGCGAGGCGCACCCCATCGACCTGGAGGAGAACGGCTGGCAGCTGCGCCCCTACCAGGCGCAGGCCGTGGAGGGCTTCTGGCACGGCGGCTCCGGCGTCGTCGTGCTGCCGTGCGGCGCCGGCAAGACGCTGGTCGGCGCCGCCGCCATGGCGCACGCCAAGTCGACCACGCTGATCCTGGTCACCAACACCGTGTCGGCCCGGCAGTGGAAGCACGAGCTGGTCCGGCGCACCTCGCTCACCGAGGACGAGATCGGCGAGTACAGCGGCACGAAGAAGGAGATCCGCCCGGTCACCATCGCCACCTACCAGGTGATGACGACCAAGCGGAAGGGCGTGTACGCGCACCTGGAGCTGTTCGACGCCCGCAACTGGGGCCTGGTCGTCTACGACGAGGTGCACCTGCTGCCCGCGCCGGTGTTCAAGTTCACCGCCGACCTCCAGGCCCGCCGCCGCCTCGGCCTGACCGCCACGCTGGTCCGCGAGGACGGCCGCGAGGGCGACGTGTTCAGCCTCATCGGTCCCAAGCGCTTCGACGCGCCGTGGAAGGAGATCGAGGCGCAGGGCTACATCGCGCCGGCCGACTGCTGCGAGGTGCGGGTCACCCTGACCGACTCCGAGCGCCT
The nucleotide sequence above comes from Streptomyces kaniharaensis. Encoded proteins:
- a CDS encoding DNA repair helicase XPB; translated protein: MNDGPLIVQSDKTLLLEIDHPKAADCRRAIAPFAELERAPEHVHTYRVTPLGLWNARAAGHDAEQVVDALVTYSRYPVPHALLVDVADTMARYGRLRLFKHPTHGLVLTTTDRPVLEEVLRSKKIVPLVGARVDPDTVVVHPSERGQIKQVLLKLGWPAEDFAGYVDGEAHPIDLEENGWQLRPYQAQAVEGFWHGGSGVVVLPCGAGKTLVGAAAMAHAKSTTLILVTNTVSARQWKHELVRRTSLTEDEIGEYSGTKKEIRPVTIATYQVMTTKRKGVYAHLELFDARNWGLVVYDEVHLLPAPVFKFTADLQARRRLGLTATLVREDGREGDVFSLIGPKRFDAPWKEIEAQGYIAPADCCEVRVTLTDSERLAYATAEPEERYRFCATTATKRRVVEALVRKHEKDQTLIIGQYIDQLDELGEALDAPVIKGETSNAQREKLFDAFRNKEIGVLVVSKVANFSIDLPEATVAIQVSGTFGSRQEEAQRLGRVLRPKADGHAAHFYSVVARDTVDQDFAAHRQRFLAEQGYAYRIIDADDVL